The genomic interval AGATGAAAAGTGTGTCTTCGTTCCTCCATTTCCCTCGGTGGCAGAAAAATGATTTTGCAcccacccccccccccccccccccccccctaccaaaaaaaaaaaaaaagggaaaggcATTCTGCTTATGTACCGTATGTAAGTATATATACACACAGAGTCAGTCGTCCGATTAGCGCATTCATGTGTGTGCATGTGTAACATATTCAGGCAATTACTGCCATTCAGCGCATTTCAATTCAACTTCAAAACTGGCTTTCCTCTCTCTCAGGTTTCCCCCTGTTTTCCTCCGACCCGATCTGTGTTGCGGCTAAAGAagaaaaaagcttttaaacttCACTCAAGATTTTTGCCGTTCACGCTCGGCTCGCAAATTTTTTGACTGTCGCTGCTCACTtagttttcccttttttttcactAACTGCCCGAACTCTGTACCATGGCAAACAGAACGCGATTTTTGGCAATTAAGTggataaaaagttcttaaaataaattatacataaaTGAAGAAGCCTAAGTTTGCTCCAAATGAGCATAAAAATCTATccaaaacaggaaaaaaaatgttaatgcatgcatatttaaaaagctGCAAAACTCAATTTGATAGCTTGCTgatgctttaaaaaatgttcacaCATTTATACATTCGGAAGTCgaataatttagaaatattttgcagCATGCTACATTTAATGactttatttcatttacaGCAATTTTCTATGATATTTATGCTGCAATTTTCCGTTGATTTCCTCCACCGTTCAGCATTCTCATAATTTTTGGGCATGCATGCTCACTGCTTTTGCTTCTGGTTCTTCTAGGATGTTCAGAACCACTACTGTATATATCCTACAGCTTCTGCTGCTGTCTTTATCTATGACTGCCacttatatatacatatatgtttgtGAAACAGATGTGATCATATTAATAGATTTAATTGCAAGgcatttttgttaatatacCTAGTACATCacattatataaatttataatttttacctTTTTACTTAAAGAAATGAATGAAGtataaaatacttaatatGTATATCGAAAAATATGTAACAGAGGcggaaaaaatgtttcaataaattaaaaaaaaataaaaaatccaaatattatttttctctttcgtttaaacttaaagtacaaatgttttatttaatcttgTTTATccacaattattttatatagtttttaaaatcaatttgtattttttaagactCTCCGTGTGTTATGCTACTATTTTGACCGCAAACGTATTTACACATGTTCTTGTGCAACTGCTGCTTTTCCTTCATCATTTTCTTTCACTTCATTTTGTTGTTGGGCTTTTACTTTGTTGCCTgtacttgtgtgtgtgtgtgtcagtCGTTTTTATAAGTCTGTCAAAATGTAGTTCATATATTTTGGCGAAAATTCATTTTGCAGTTGACATAACTTTGTCAGCCCCAATTTATCAACAACAATTAGTAGAGCAGAGCGAACCCCACTGACTTGACTgacaagtgtgtgtgtgtgggtgggtgggttcgtgtgtgtgtgtgtgtgtgtggcatgGCAAGTATGTGACAAGTATTCTGAACAAAAACTTTGTCTGCCAAACAGAGACTCTCATTCGACTCACTTGACTCTCTGGCCCCGGGAACTTTGAAAACAGCTCGAGAAGACGCATTTGGTCGATGCCAGCATACcgggcgtatgcgtaatattgTAATGCCAAAATAATGTGCATTTGGAAAATTGCCGTCACCCCAGCGAAACGAGAAATAGCAGCAGCACACATCAATTGTCAAGTGTCAGCTGAGCCAGCTGAGCCAGCTGGCTTATTAAACTACAATTTGCCACCTGAGCTGACAACTCACCTGTACTCGTGCGACATGAAGAAGGTGCCCCGGATCAGACAGCCGTTGGGATTCTTGCGCTTGCCGTCGAAAATCTTCTGGTAATGCTGGTAGTTATTCAGGTTTACAGCGCCATCGAAGGTCAACATAATAATTTGGGGGATCTGAAAAGTGTAAGTTGAAATCAATAACATTTCGTTGCTAAATAAATTAGAGATTTAATTTGACAAATTTTCGCAAAATAATGTCTCAAATTTAAGCTATCTTGTTCATTctgtacacaaaaaaaaaaaacgtaatttttaaacttcgttttattgttttaagacTTAGCTtgtgctaatttttttttttttggtataggCAACCAATCATACAGTTTAAGTGTTCCAACTGATATATAAGTTTACTGAAATTTAATCTACAAAATGACAGTTACTCGACAGTTATATTCAATAAACGGTtccataaaaaaaatccaaatgtattcaaaagtccaaaacatatatttttgagtCGAACTTTccacaaaaattaatcataaGTTAGTGAGactaaattatttgattaaagGCAACACGATACTATGTAAAgcaaggcaacaacaaaatatacgTTTCAGAAACAATTGTAAGGGTTAAGCCTACAGTCAATACAGTACCCAACACCAAAGAGTTTGCTGATAAAATCGACTCAAATTTGTTTCTCATTTAAATGTATTGACTTATACTATTTCTTtaccttttaaaaaacatataatggATAgaccattaaaaataaagtacagGATAACATACTCATCCCTTTTCGCCAACTCAACTACAAATGAAAAAGTCTTCGACCCAAGTGACAAATCCCCTAATCATGTGATTTGAACATCACCTCTGTctccaaataaatataagcacTTGCAGCCACATGAGTGTGTGTGAagaggaggtggaggtggttgtgggggtgggggtgggggAGGGGCTGGAGCGGTGTATATGAGTGGATGGGCGTTTGTGTCCAATTAGAGGATTGCCGACCTCAAAATCAGCCGGGCATGCGATGGCATTGgaagccgcagcagcagctctAATTGAAGGTTTTGCATTTTGCGTTTGTTTTTCCTGTCTGCGTTTCGCCTGGTTGCGCATTTCCCAACCACCTTCAGTCACCCACAGTCACCCAAAGCCACCCACTAAGCCACCCACTAAGTCCCAGTTTCGGCTTTGGCACAACTTGCAGCTTGAGCATTAAACATAATTAGTGGGCATGTGGGCAACCGGTGGAGAGGAAGGCAACTAGCAacttgccacttgccacttgcAAGCGGCGACTGGGAAGCAATTCACGaaaccaaattaatttctaATAATGCCCGACTATCAATAACATCCAGAAGCAGCATCCGCACGGCAAATTCCATTACAAAATTGCCACCCAAAAATATGGACACTGCAACGGGAATCAAGCaatgccaaagccaaagccaaaggcgaAACCAAGcccaaactcaaactcaaacccaaacccaaacccaaacctcTGCAGCTGTAGCGTTTGGTGTTTTTATTGCACTTGCAACACTTTAAGTGCAATTCCATAATCAAAGACCGCCGAGTGCAGTTGGAAAAGAATGGGCGAggaaaagtaataataatgcTAAAGAAATGACGCCCCACAAAAACAGGGAATGTCCAGCAGTGGCAAAATGGATAGAAACTTGCAAATACTCTAACTGATGTAACATGGaggtttaaattaattgttaagACTAAAACAAGATACCTATTTACCCTATTAACAAgtttcaaaatgaaaatggctgCAGATGGCGCCAGCTTTGCTTTTGGCAATCCAAGAAAAGAAAGCGCCATCTCTTGTTGAAAACCTCAGAGAGGGTTTTAAGAAGGATgggaaaactattttttattttaattccaGTAACTGTATTGTATTGCGTCATCTGCTGGTGAAAACAACACTTATTATGTTTAACTTCgtataaatttcttaaataaattgttaagttGAATAtggattttttaaagttttctattaagcaaaatgtaatttcaaaGTCCACGCCAAAGCCGACATACTCCCAAAGAAATCTTAAGTTTAAATGGTCAGAAATGAAGGGAAGGGAGGGGAAGAGAAATAAAATCGTAGCTGCAGCAAAATCGGAAATGCATTTCGCATTTGGTCCGAGATCTGGCCATAAAGGCGGTTGGCACGGCGGCAGGAACGCACTTAGCGGTCATTGTAGGACACATAAAAGGATTATTGTacaaattcaatattaatgCGGTCGTAAGAAGGAGATGACTACGATTGTGACTATGACTATGACTATGACTATGACTATGATGATGgctatgatgatgatgatgatggctatgttgatgatgatggctatgatgatgatggtactCGCACCTAACCGAACTGAGCTGGCAAATTATGCAGGGGCGTGAAACACTCGGCGGTCAGTTTCAGTGCGGCTTAGATGACAAGTCGGcattgaattgaaattgaaatttgcgCTTCGATTTGACAGCTTTTCATATTTCTCCCTCTATTTTTTCTCCCATTTTGTGCCACTTCTTCTCTATCTTTCCATCTCGTCTTATTGCCTTTCGCTTGGTCGCCGGTTTTATTGAAAGGCATATTTCAAAGGCGCGTTTCCGCAAAATGAGTGCAAATCAACTGCAAAACTTTTCCCCTTCGCGCTGAATTATgaagtaaaaatattattgcaaATATAATGAATGTGAGGGGCGAAAGGAGATCGCACGAAATGGAGCCAAAGCAAATCATAAATTTCTGGCTTGGACAAAGTTTCCCTGGACGAAGAGGTGAACCCAAGAGGTGTGCGAGCCATTGTGGGCCGTTTGAACTTTATGCGATGGCCATATTGCTGAATCGCCGATTACCTATCGTCCCAAGACCCAATTGCATTTCAAGTTCTCAAACCCAAAAATCGCAAGCATTTCCGCATCGAATTGTGGCCAAGAAGTGGGGATGGCTCTTCgttaaattaatgtttgtgAGTGTTCTAGTTTTAGTTTCTTTATACCAGGGCACCGTAATGATTGTAagttttattacaaaaattagtatttaactattattttactttttggtGGAAAGATTTCTTCTCATAACCGTAgggaccaaaaaaaaaaaaaaacgaggtgagtttttaacatttatttgtatgagttttttatatttgtacaaatttaaacaaaacctTAAAATGTTGGCCGTAGTCCACTTAATATATTTCCATCACCCTCTTTGGACAGTCAGATacttattcaaaaaaaattgaaattattgccTTAAATTTCGTTTTAGGTCATGTTTTCCTAAATTTTGTATCGCAGGCTCGAATTAGAGGCAATTATTTCCTAAAATACGGGCAATATAGTTTTCTGTGTGTagtgttacaaaaaaatgtacgTTCTAAAAGTATGTTAAGAAATCCCTAAGAATAAGAAggaataataattaaattaattaaaattgatttgttaCATAGCACAAATGAGTTTCCAAAACTATCTTTATGTGGGAAggtaaataaatgattttttcttgcaaagtttttttttttttaactctcACTTTAAGAGCTTGTATTCAAGTTGAGGGAGATCTTAAAGTATGGAAAACTGGAGCTATGTGGCCTGAGCAAATAGTAGATGAAAGTGCTGGAATATTCCACTTACACTTCTGTGTGCGTTGATAATTTTTGCCTAATGCGACTCAAGTTTGCACTTTAGTCTTTCAGCAAATATGGCAGCCGAAGAGTTGGGTGGGAAAACGCAAGGATGGGGCTGTCTGGATAATAGCGCGTGGAAGTTTTCTCCATCGTCGAGGACGGCCAAGTGTTCGGGAAAAGGGGGCCTCGCAAATTTGCATAGCTCAGTTGCTCAATCGCAGCGACAATTGAGCGGCTCATTGATTGCACCacccatttgccatttgccattatCCATTCGCCACCAGCCATCAGCCAACAGCTCCACTCACTACTACTCACCACTTATCCAACCGTCGGGGCATCCACAAACTTTTTGTTGACACTGTGCCatcttttcatttcatttcccAAAATCAAATTCGATTCGCTTTTAAATTGAGCAAAAGCGATTTATTTAACGCCTCGCCTTGGCCCCATTTTCAACCTTTGCTCACactatcaatttaatttatgacaaTATTTGATGGGGTTTTTcgatataatttaattatgcttGGCTGCAAttattataactttaattGCCAAAgcctttatttttaatttttggtagtTTGGGGACGGGCTGAATATCCAGGGACTGACAACGCTATGCAATATTGTAGTATATTTTTCGCCCTCTCGCATAGCTGACGTACGGAGTTggtcgatctgagtactaggcttaaatattttaatttgcacgTTGCtcctttttatattttataaaactgcctgattaaaaaaaagcatgtCTTgaactgttttaaatttaagctgcAACTTAACTGCGAGCTGGTGAAAATTTTCATTCTCATTACAAAgcttataatattaaaaaaacagattaAAGCTCAAagtagtttttataccctagCAGAGGGTATTCTAATTTCAGTAGCTAATCGTGAAATGGAGCGATACGGTAATCGAAGGCagaaaaatgaaagaaaaggGAGAAGTGAGCGATATGGAGAGCGGAAGGGAAGAACAGAGGCATAGAGGACAGAAGCTGTGAAGCCGTGTCCCACGCGGCGTATACGTTATGTGCGAACCCAAATCAAAGGAAGTTTTTGGCATACACAAATTAACCGCTTGTTTGCGGTTAATTGAGAtgatattaattataattatgccCGCACACTTACAAACAacgcatacatacacacatacacacacaaatacacaTGCATAGATAAAGATTCAGTTAGCAAATGGAATTATTTTGGGGCCTGCGTTACTGCGAACACATGTAAGCGCTAATAACACTTAAATAAGCCCCGCCAAACATACACACTTGCTCACTCACATACAAACACCCACACTAATAAAGGactgacacacacacacacacacacacacacacacgaacacacacacacacatacagagATGCCCACAAACGGGACAAAACGGATGGCAAGGACAAACACACATTTCAATTTCGAAATTAAGTGGCTCACTTGTCTTGTTTGTATTTGAATGCGTATGCGTGTATTTCTGTCTGTCTGCGTTGATGCATCCGCGAGATTGTGTGCGTGtttatgcgtgtgtgtgtatttgaTTGTATATGTGCCCCACCACATAAACATCCGCTTTgcttttaacttatatttgtttggttCTTTGTTCCGCCGAGTGATACTCTTCATATGGAGTAtaaacatatgtacatatatttaaaaacaagtttgttTGATAATATATAGGAAAAAAGCACTTGTGTTTATCGTCTTTATATGAAACGAGACTGCTGCTTTCtatatttgaaacattttaggCATACAATattctaaatttaaaccgaaagatgtacaaaaaattaaactgcTCAGAACAAGTAATAAATACAAGTTCTTttagaaatacaattttaaatggaaaaaaatataaaaggcaaaatttatatataggACAATATGTATAACTGTTTaccattataatttttgtttgtatgtctgtaaataattttgtatcttaaaaaattgttgtgaaactatttttgacattttagattttttaatctcagttaattttgttattgccAACTGGAAAAGGGTCTTCTTAGAATACGATTTAAAAGACTTTTcgaattataaaaactaaacagcaaaacaagcaaaaaaaaccaGGACAAATTTGGAGTAGCcgtcaaattatttaaatgccgTAAATCTTTCGAAAAGCATTCGCGTTTCGCCTTTCCTTGGGTCATAAATATTCTTTGAATACCTCTTTATTATTATGCATGTGAAACCACAACTAATGTGCACTGCGAACTGTCTGTCAATTTGCCAGAAGAGAAGCCACCAGTCAAAGGGCAAAAGGGGGTCATATGTGCATTAACTGATTTTTACATTTGAATTAGAGGCAAAAGAACTGTAAAGGAAATATTTAGCAAATGATTTGAGCTCATGAGCATCGGCATCCATGCACTCAAAGCGTTTCGTTTGAAAAGGTAACAAAGTAAAAGAAAGCTTAGCTGAGACAAAACACGCTTTAAGGTTACagctttgaaaatatatttatatatatatatatatatacaatatatatatatatgaatgttgTGAAGCAATTTTATGGGCTTTCCGGCTTGCCAATGCCATTGCTATTTACACCATGAGCGCATAACTCTTGGCCAAATAAACAAAGCGTAGTTATTAAACAGGATATTCGAATCAACAGGAACACCAgtagcaacaaaaacaataactgACAACAATAAGGAAGGgacagcagcaaaaacaacagaTGGCAAAAAGTACAAGAGCACAATTTCCTTATGCAAAGCGACGATAAGAGCAAACCGAATGCAAATACATAGATTTATGGCCACAGAAAACGGAGAACTGGAATCCAGAGTCGAGCTGAATCCAGAAACCTATACTCGAATCGCATCCAAAGCGCTGCGATCCACAGCTGCCATAGCCCCAGTTCagtgtcgtaaaaataaaagctgtCAATGCACTTAAAATTTATCGCCCTGCAAATTAACACTTAAatgcaaaatggaaaaatggaGACCAAACAAGTAGCCGATTTTGACTCTTGCAAAAATCGACTGAGTGATTTCCTATACTTTGCCAGGTAAACAAAACTACCTGGCCGTTATTGTAGCGTTAAGGGCTCTATTGTTTGTGATAATAGCATTTATGCATggcgaaagtttttgaaaatgtgTGCAGAGAAAGTTTAATTGATGAAACTTTGTTGGACACATTTTTAAGGGGCAAAGGTGTCGACTTGTACAAAATGTGAACAGTTAAGTTATCAATACAAGCTGTTTATCATAATATAGTAAAGTATTAACTATACTATAACTATTTCTATATAAAAGACCCTTTCTCGCTGTTTTATTTTGCACGATTTCAATGTACTCTAACAGCAATTATATCACTTGTAAATCTATTGAATCTTTGGCTAGTCTATTTATCAGTTTTTTTAAACCCTGGCAGAgggtaatttaatttcagtaaaaaaaattgtatatattttcttgatcagcatcactgttcgtctgtccgtcagtttctttttttacgCAAAACTAACGTCTCAATTCCAAAGTCTTAATATATCTATAAAtcacaatacattttattaatttaaaattttgaaaactcAAAAATAGGTTTGGACTAGTTGGTTATATGTGATTTGTACTGTGTTGTTCATAAACATTTACTGACATTCAGTTTATGGGTGCATATATGCCCCTCTGAATACCCTGGCAGCACCTGTGTGCTTACCGAATCCGACGTTGAACAACCGACAACCGACCACCACCCACTACCCACTACCCACTACCCActacccaccacccaccgctcATCCATCGCATCGCAGTGTCAGTGTTACTTACCTTTTCGGCCTCCAGGTCGTCGGGAATCTGGGTGCCGTCCTTGGAGCAGAAGCAGTAGGGCAGAGCGCACTCCTCGGTGTTGCATCGCTGGGCGGTGTCTGCCGGCGCATCCGTGGCTGGGGCGGGGGCTGAATGGGGAAGGAGGAATGGGAAAGAGGGTACTCAAATCAgtttggaaattatttaaaatctatttcgTTATGCGGGATCCAATCCCAGATGCTGGGCGGTCGAAAGTCAACAAGTCAGCCGGCACAATGCCGGACGAAATGTCAATAAGCAGGCAATCCAAGGCGAGTGTGTGCAAGAAACACGTTAAAAGAAAGTTAACAACAGGCGGCTGAATGTAGGGGGGGTGGGGGGGTCAAAGTCAAATAACCTTAAGCCATATCCAGAGCTAACTCCCTCTAAACACCCCAAAACCCCCACCCACCACCCCTTGTTCCACAAAAGCTATTTGCATATGTGGGCGGTGTTGGGGCGTGGCATCTGGATGTGATTGCCAGCCGAAACTCAATCGAATTCAATTGCTTTTTTTCTCCACAGAGCCCCATCCTCAGTGGCAATCAGTTGTTCGGGcttggtttgttttgttttgctatcGAGTAAACAAATTCGCTTTAAGTTCGCAAAACAAAAGGTGGCTCGAAGTCAGGGAGCATGTTCCTCggcaaatattaaatgcatATTCGGAGCATCCGGAAGATGCACAAACCGAATTAGCACTCGCCATGGATATGGATGCGGCATCGAAGCTCGTGCCCGGAGGcgttgatttgatttgatttcgtGTTTGACTCGAAAACTTTTCTTGCGGGCGTCAAGGGAAAATCGCAGTGACTTTCGAGGGTTAAGGGTCATGAAGGTCAGAAATTTGAATGATTTGCAGGACAATTTAAATTGCCTGACCAATATTGCCTTTAAAATCCatgtcaaataaaattgtaattatcttaaaatgctcgttatgtattttaaaatcaaagaatgatttgtattttaaaaacagatttacttaatttttcttattttgctTAGGAGCGCAATCTTTTTCCacctttttatatttttttaatgctttataTAGTTagaaaacttttatattttataaaaggtCAGCGCAGAGGCTTTCAATGGATCACTCAAGAAAATTCTTATCCTCAGTTAATTAATCAATCGATATGCAAATGTAAAGTGTACCATTCCCAAAAACATCAAATTCCTTTTGCCAAGATATGTCACCGAAAATAAATTGTGAAATGGTAGTTTTTCCCCAATTCCAGGGGCATATCATCAATCAATTCAATTCTGTTTCCACTtcccttttattatttttcctttcAGAATATTTAGGCAAGCACTTAAGCCTCTTCTTTGGAGAAGTGGCGAGCTAAGAGTGTTGGAGTGAAAGAAACTTGAAGTTTTCACTTCGATTAAGC from Drosophila gunungcola strain Sukarami unplaced genomic scaffold, Dgunungcola_SK_2 000146F, whole genome shotgun sequence carries:
- the LOC128265683 gene encoding chitin deacetylase 1, translated to MRLCLVAVLLVVAGVNGQGKEKEEFQCPSHIANGNYADPATCRRFYQCVDGYPYLNRCPSGLFFDDLQKYCTFKDEAKCGPLPTTPAPATDAPADTAQRCNTEECALPYCFCSKDGTQIPDDLEAEKIPQIIMLTFDGAVNLNNYQHYQKIFDGKRKNPNGCLIRGTFFMSHEYR